In Theileria equi strain WA chromosome 3, complete sequence, the genomic window ATTTAACCTACAGTTCAAGTCCATAGACGATGCCTGTAACAAAGTCACAAAGTTCCTCGGAATGAACAACTGTATGGACAGTGCGGCCAAAAGCCCCGGAAACACCAAGTTAAGGTCACTGAATCTCGCTGGAAAACTGCTGGGAGAATATCAAGTCCTTGCCAAAGCTACAGTAGCGCAGGCCAATCCTAACTCGGGCTGTGCCCTCAAACTTCAACTCAGAACCGAACATCGCAATATAACTAAGCTCGTATTCTCACAGCTCGAATAAATTCTTGCACAATAACATACACAATAGATTTGCTGCCAGTACATGGGCCTAACGTTCCCATAAACTAAAGCCCGCCAAATCCGACCTGTACGAGCCAGTCGTTATTCCCGAGGATGGACACTACCGTTGGCGAAAATCACGAACTAAATCAAAAATCTGAACTCTCTGAGCTCAAGACTgattttcaaatatttgATGAGCCTGATGATGAGTTGGAAGAATTTGATGAAATAGGTTTGACCACACTGTGTATCCACACTTTTGTTTAGAGAATATTGTTACGGTAGACGATCCTGAAATCGCAGATTGGAATGAAGACTGGGAAACAGCTGGTAGGTTGCGTTTCTATGTTTCTTTCATCACGTTCAGGGTGGGACGATGAAGATATCGAAACGGATTTTATCAAAAAAATACTACAAGAATTAGAAAGTTATAGAAAGGCACAGAAAAGTGCACAGTAGATTGCCAGAGGCTAATTTCTTGTGTTATTGCTTCCTATATGATTACACTTTGTAAATGCCTGATTCTTTATGTGATCCCGGTGTTGTTGCAGAatcatctcctttatattgCAACGTATTCCTTTTCTAAGTGCTCCTTCCTCGTTCGGGCCGCGCGACGCTGGAGATAAGGTCGCGATGTGTGACTCCCTCACGGAAACAAGCGATGCGTTGATTCtctttccattatattcTACAAAAGTCTCCTTTAAAATTAGCGATGATCCAGGAAGGGGATAAATTCTTTCGCTTGTGTCCGGAGGTTTGAAGGCCTTGTAAACGTTTCCAAGGGTGACGTTCCCGGACAAAATAGTTTCAAAGTCCTTACACGACGGCTCTACTGCGGCTAGTTCCACAAGAGAAGAAAGTATATTTGCAGTCTTTATCTCTTTTCCGTATGATCCTATGGTACCTGTCACATGAGTGCCATTCAACAGTCGAAGCGTCACATCACTCCCCTTCAAAACAGACACTAATCTCGGGAAAAGTTGACTCTCTCCATTACTACGTTTGCGATGTTCATGTCTAACAATCATTATACTAAACATAAAACAAGCTCTATCCTCAGCATATGGGAAATAGACAATCAACCATACACACTCCTTAGAATCACATTGTTATGGTTACATATTACAATTATAAAACCAAACCCAAAAATTTATGGAATCTGTGAAAGCGGTGTGCCACAAATAGATCaatattacaaattaaaTCTCTAGGAGGCGTTAAAGGGGTTCTCCGGTGACTTTTTCCACTGAAAATAACTTGTTAAAAGAGTGCAGAATAAACTAACGAGCTTGAAAATCATGTCCTTATACTGCGATAATTTCAAATTTGGGTATTCAGTCTTGAGTTCCGCCATCTTCCTCTCTTGGAATGCCAAATATGTCTACAAATTGCGATAATTAGACATCAAACATACCGATTTGATTGATTTGTCGAATCTGGAATCCTTTGAATCCAACGACAGCGCGCTCAAAACATCATCGATACCAGAAGCTGAATAGAAGGTAAGGCTGATCAAAAAACTAACCAGTAATAAGCTCTATATTTTGTTCTTCCAGCTCCAGTTTCTCTGCCATTATCTGGTGATTCGTATTTGCTCTCAGTAGGTCGTCATGTACCGAGACATAGTCCTGTAGTATTGTCAAATCCAGCACACCAAAATTTACCTCTCGTTTTGCAGCTGCTTCTTTAGCCTTTTGTGCCTGCAAAAGCTGGTTGCGAAGACACTCCGCTCTTGTAACTTTTGGTATTGGATTACCCTGTATGCGTGATGATAGATGCGACAGCAACATGATATACCTTGGCACATTGCTTATTAGATACGAGTTGAGCTTCTTCCTGCTCCAATAAGTTGCGTAGCTCTGTCTTCTTTTGTAATTTTTCTTGTTGCTTGCGTTGAGTCTCCAGCTATCAAACAATGTGAATGGATCTGGATGTCAAAGCATACCTTTCGCTCCTGCTTAGCCTTTGTCAATTTGTCATCATCTTGCCATAACTTATCTAgtttctcttcctcctttttGCGTGCTATAAGCTCCTTTTGCTCCTTACGTCTCTGCAGGGCCTCTGCAGCCTTTGAATTAACACCAGAATGTTTAGGCATTCTCAGACAAAAGTAAAAGTGAAGATCAAGGGAAAATATGACTCATTAGCGATGTCCAGTGCATAAGTTTCCAAAAGGGGACAAAATACACCACAAATGTAGCTTAATCCACAAACTCTCTGAAACTCGATCCttatatcgcaaaatttTTCCAAACAGCAAATTAAATTGGCACACATTTGCCAATATAACCACGAGAATCTATAGGAGGGTAGACACCTCAGATCACAAGTGTTACCGTGGCGACATTTAGACTTCCTTTAATTCTAAGACAAATTAATGCTCTCCGTGTGGTTATGATCTGCGTCCATTGATGAATGAAGATCTGGCGTGGAAATCATCTCGACATCTACACATCAAAGGTAGACATCTAAAATCCCCTTCAAAATACCAATCTCTCACAAGTATTTTACTATCCTATTCATAACCCCTGTGTCAATCACCTCCACAAGTATCCACAATGTGTTTCCTCCCTAACGACGCTGTGGTACATTAAATCAGTACAGCTAAGACATCTTTGTTCCAAGCCATACAGTAGATTAAATACAAAGCTGAGACTTGTATTCGGTGATGATCATTCTGACTGGGAAATTTTTCACGTCTCAACTCAGAAAAGGAGCAATGGCTGCATTCATTTTTCTCAGATAGGGCTGTTTATCACAATTTGTGCCCATATATACTTTTAAGACTTCATATCTGAACAGTGTGTCCAGTTTTAATTATAGTAGGGTCCTTTGTAATGCTATGGTAAATGCTCTGCGAATGTCAAATCTTATTTCAAATGCAATAACCCATTTAAGACTTGACAAGTGGTTACCTATAACCGTACAATGCGTAGCGATGACTAGTTTTATCAAACCCTTGGTGGATAGCAATGAGTGATAGTGTGGAATCCATCACTGAGAAAGACACACTAGGGAACAAATGTCTATGTTTCAAAACCCAGATTGGACTTAAAAGGAACTTATGGTCACACATTTCAAGTATAGCATTACTACTATTTCCATATCTACTTTTCGGAACTACTACACTGCCATGGCTAGGAAATTTTTATGGTTGGACTATTCCGGTAGTTGTCGTGTTTTTGTTCTGCATGTCACTCATTTTGTTCTTTCTAGCATCATATACTAATCCTGGAATCCTACTACGTCACCATGACCCGTACAATTTATATGATCATATAAAGGGTGGTAAGCGTAGTAGCAGAATTTTGCCGCAAATTGAGGTTGTCATCCATGGGAAGTTTCTTCGAATAAAGTATTGCTACACATGTAACATGTATAGATCACCAAGAAGTATTCATTGTAGTGTATGCGATGTTTGTGTCAATAAATTTGATCACCACTGCAAATGGTTGGGAAACTGCATTGGATCAAACAACTATTTGACTTTCATCTCGTTTATTGTTATTACTTTTGTTATTACAGCAATGATGGTGTGCTTCTCCATAATCAGAATTGTGGCTCTTAGCTCAGAGGGTGGATTAAGTGGTATACTAGAATGCGGTTTTCTCCTACTCTACATCCTCACCACTGGGTGGTTTATTGTGGGCTTAATGCTCTATCACCTATATCTTATTTGTACAAATCAAACAACCAATGAGCAATTGAAATCTACGTATGCCAACTATAATCCTTGGAATAGAGGAACAAGGCAAAACATTTGTGATACCTTCTTTTCCAAAGTGAACATAAAAACTATATACAGATACGCACCAAAAGGGAATCAAATTTATAATCCAGGTGCTAATATGTATTATTTTGAAACAGATTCTTCTCTCGAGAAAAAACTGAAGGGTATTATAGAAATATATAGTATGTACAATATAGATCCTCCAACATATGAGGAAAACGCAAATAGCTTCGCATCGCAGAGTAACGATTCAAATAATATTTCAAATGCAAGTGAAGATAGTCATTACGATAGGTTAAGTATAACACATACTAGTATTGGAACTAATTTTCCAGGAAACAATACAAAAGATATCTATGGCTTTCAAAAATACGAGGAACCAAATATGATAGAATCTATACCTAACATAAAGGAGCCCCTTGAATTCTCTGGAGATAGTAAATCAAATAAAAACTTACCTTTCAAGGATGAAGCATTAAATACCTCGAACAATCATGAACGAAGAAATGTTGTTTTACCGGGTGATAGACATGACTACGTTAGTGGCGCCATTAATCGGCAAGGAAAAGTTAGAAAAACGATTCCAGACATACAAAAGGAAAGTGTTAATAACAAAACTGCAACAGTTTATACCACTGTAAATGCATTTCAGACCTCCGAAAGAGGGATACATGTAGACAGCGCCCTGAATGATCCACCTGAATACAAACCAGACGAGCACCAAAGGAAACAAGGATTCTGCTGTAATCTAAGAATGTAACTGTTATCCATATTGGAATATATTTCACTGAAAATACGCTATAGGATACTAGATATGGTAAGTTTTAAGTGGTTGCAAATTTGGCGTCAGAAGAGATACTATTCTTAGTGAACCCGAACTTACGATTAAGGGCATAACCTAGTGCAAAGGTAGAAAGTGTTGCTACATAAGGATTAAACTATGAAAATTTATACTAACCAAGTGCTACAACCTTTGATGAAGATACAAATGATTTTGGAACCGCATAGCTTCCATTGTTATTACCAAGTGGTTGTTGTATTTTTATCACATTCCTTTTGGTCTTCTCTGATTTCATTAATGCCACAAATGGGCCGACATCATCACCCATTTCAGCAAGAAGCTACAgatttatatttatttATCATGTCATCTTACCTTGTGTGTATCATCACAGTAAGGGAACCTTCTAGACTGCCAGCATCTGCATATCCTAACGATAGTATCAGGTTGATCCTTTCCAGGGAATGTTTCTATAACCTAAAAATCCCGTATAGATGGGCAAATATGCTTCTTAGTGGAGATAGACCATACTGGGCAAAACAGCGAGAATTTTTAGAGGATAAAGAGAAAAATGAGCATAAAGAAAGCGTATTTGACTTACATGAGAATACTTAGGGTAATGCCTAGTGTTAAAGTTGACGTGATCAAAGTAATCCACAGGATCAGACATTGCGCATGATTCTATCGCACTAATACTTCTTAAATTCAATGATTTTGCATTGTTTTATATTAGAATCGTAAAAACGATGAAATAATCAGGATTTTATCCtattatttccatttaGAATATAGGAGTCCGCAGTTTGTCCCAAAAGCGGATAATTGCAGAGGTATGAATACTAAAGACACATACCGTAATACCAATTAATTTGCAAAAAAACTAATTGGTGGCTTCTAACCAAGAACCGCACATACCAAACAACACAGACATGAAGAGATCCACAAGTTCACGTTAGTTTTTTAGAGTGATTTATCTTTCTTTGTCTTGGTTGAAGTAGAAAGTTTTCCATATACTGCCAAAATTCCTTGGCTATTGAGGCATCATTGTGTCTATGAGACCTGCTGATTCTCAATACCTTGATATCCCAGCTTCCCATTTCGCTAGGAACCATATCTGCATCGTGCACAAACAAAACCCCCTTCATTGTCATAAACAAATCTATAAATGACTCGAATGGATATCCATGAAACTGCCAGCGTTCACCCTTTACGTTGAGTACTACGCATACGACACTGACCCAGTCTGCGTTGGTAAACCTTGAAACGTATGAATTCTCTACAACTCTAAATTTTACTGGTCTTTTAGCGATTGTGTGAACGATCTCGATGGCGTTCATCGGCAAATTTGATACGGTAGGACCACCTAAATATTGTTAACTCCCAAGAACAAATATTTACCTGCTCTCAAAGATTCTTGGGAATCGATAAATTGGTTATCTTGCAACAATTGTTTGATATTTTGCCTTGCGATAATTGAGGCTGTGCCACTTGGCACTATAATAATTGGCTTTTTGCGATACTTGAAACAAATTTCATCTATAACACGCAGTTTCTTTTGTGATTTTGGAGCGCCGCTAGCTGATGGGTTTTCATGTTTTGTGTGTTTTTGGGATACTGTTGCATATTCAGCCTTTTGTAGGATTCTCTCGAAACCCTCTCCATGCACTGTTATTAGTGAATTTCTGGTTCTCACAGGTCTTTCTTTTATGGTTGTGGTGAACACAAGAGAGTTGAGATAGTCATGTTTAGCTTTTTTTGCCAATCTGGTGTTATCATCATCTGATTTACCTTCCGATGTGGATAATTCATCTGTGCTTTGGGTTTGCTTGTACTTGTCATATAATGACTTTAAATCGTAGTATATgttttcaaaaattttcTCCACCGATAGCTTAGAACTTGTGATATTTGATGGTTCTTCTGAAGATTTGCCAGGTATTAGAACAGCAGTTCCAGAATCTATTGGCCCATACTGCAGTTTGGAATCAAGTAGCTCTGGTGCCACCTTTGGTTCCTCCAAAAGTGACTTTAGACGGTCACGTTCTAATATGTTTATGTACTTGAAGCCACGTTTCGTTACGGAGCTATAAGTATAATCCTCTCTTCTGATTGTTATGAAGAGCAGGATATCGCCCACAACGTACGGTTCACCTCTGCGACTAGATAGACCACTGTGGGCCAAGAGGTTAATCTCCATGTTAAACTCTGGTAACCGAGCAACCAAAAGACCATTCTGATTCTTGGCAAACTTCACCTTGTAGTTGTTGGCCACAATGTATTTGAGCAATAATATGGATTCGGTTGCCTGTGAAGATGCCCAAAAATTCTCATTCTCCGACACATTAGCCTTTAAGTCCCAACTTTCATCAAATATTGCTCCATTGCCATCCATGTTCGATACTATTCCTATATAGACGCGCCTAGTTCTCAAGaatttattttattttatatttgtgAGTGAAACTAGTCAACATAGCGAATATTGTACGTACATACACAGTCAAAGAGAACAATTCGACAAAAGTTACAGATACATTTGTGTATATCTTTAAATGACTGACTGTGAACTGAAAGTAGTTTGCTTCTTCCACCACTTGAGCCATTGGGTGGTTAGAGGTTCACGGCTTTTCATTTCCCATGAAACTTGCACATTTCATACTTTTCTTTTGAAAGATGGCAAGTGAATCGCTAGTTAAGGCATCAGGGTTTATCatttacaggaaactgGCGGATCTCCCCGTCCAGTTCTTGTTGCTAAAAGCATCGAACAAACCATTCCACTGGACTCCACCAAAAGGTACATATGCATGAACCAACGCAGCTATTGGCCATATATGGATAATATTGGCTTTACAGGCCGGTTGGACCCAGGCGAGGATTTTCTTGATGCTGCCCACAGAGAAACTAGGGAAGAATCCGGCCTCTTGGAGAGCTCATATGACGTTGATGGAACTTTTAAGGAGGTTTGTTGTGGAATCTGGGTTCATGATTCTCACTAGGTCTTGCACTATGAAGCTCACGGAGCCAAGAAAGAGGTCCTTTACTACTTGGCGAAACTAAAAGGTGAAGATGCTCCCATTCAGCTTTCAGAAGAACACACGGAATTCGCGTTAGTTTACCTCTACCAAAGCCTTAATGCAATGATTTACAGATGGGTAAAATTGGAAGACATTGACAAGTACTGTGATAAAGAATCGCTTATTTCCATGTTTAAACATGCCTCTGAGCATATAGATAAACTCTGAATATAAACGAGTATGACTTGTGCTTTTAAATTATAGACTAGGACTTATCAATGTTCTGTTTCATGACTTCCCTTCTGCATAGCTCTTGTAATTCCTCCGTGTTAATGTCCTCAGGGTTGAAGAAGACATAGCGAACTACCGAACCTCTGACAAAACAGTTCATCACAGACAGCTGAAGAGTTGAATGAGGGCCATGGAGAGAGTAGCAGACATACCAAATGAGGGTAACGCTCAGTGTCACTGGCAGTCACATTGCTGAGCTTTATATTCAGGTACTGATCAACGGCATGAAGTTTTCCTGATATTTGAAGGTCGTTTTTAAGCTCTATCGTTACTTTGGCATTTTTCTCCACCAATGTTTGgaagaaattaaaaaaCAACTGAAAATGTGATTATTAATTGGTATTTCGCGGTGGAATATGTAAAACCTACCATTTCGTAATGTACAGTACATCAGCAGCCGATTTTACTGATAAATAAGCTGTGATTTGGCAGACAGATAGACCATGCCCTATAGATTGACTTTTCCGAAATTTTCAGCTACACCCTCTCAACGTTTCTGGTTTAAATCATATGAATGTCGTATTGGATGCGATATGTGGGCTGTGGagatttgtacatttgGACTCAGGGGCAAAGTCGTATTGTTGACAGCGCCATATTTCGGCCTACATTAAATATCTATATATATAGTTCAATTTAAAAACGTATGACTATGTATGTCGACTGGGTTATGGCTCAGGGACGCATTCTCTACTCGTAGTCGTCATATCTTGACGACAAAGTGCCCTTCCGGTAACATTTCAACGTAATTCGCCTCAAGTATGTCAGAATATATCAGCACTTGTTTGCCTTCTTTTATGCACCTCCGATAACCGTTTCTCAATGTCGTTGCTGTTGTTGCCATCTCACATCACCTCTTATTTTTATGTTTAACGAAGTTGTTTTAATTAATGTTTTGCTTTTTAAAGTATTGTTTTAATTAGGCACATAAATTTCCCTAGTTATAGTGCGCTCGTTAAGACGGTACCCATGGCAGGAAAAACAACCCTGTTCGCACTATTGGCGATCATTGCCATAAGTAAAGGTTTGTATGATACTAGATACATATTTTTACCCTTGTAAAACAATACACATAGTCTTTATATAGTGCACAACTCCGAACTCAATTTGCCTATCCTTGGTTTAAGCTCTCCTTCCTCCTCAGGGTTGCATTCAAGATACGGCCTGGGTAGCGGTTATTCACGCTCTAGTACTGGTACTGGATCAAGTTCAACTAGTAGTGCCTTACCAAGCGCACATAATGCTAGCAGAGTTGATAAAGTTATCAATGACCTAAAGACCACaaaaattctggaaaaatGTAAAGCCACTCCTCATGattttgttcttgttgTGGATGAATCCGGTAGTATCACACATGATCACTGGGTCAGGGAGATTATGGACTTTGTCTCGATAGTAGCAAAGGCACTGGAAGCTGGTAACCAAAGGAACAGATTGTCCATTGTTCAGTTTTCTCATACTCCAAAAATGGTCATGGATCTCACAAATTTTGAGTCATCTAAGGTATCTGATATTAAGAATGCTATTCAAGAAATGTTTTCCTCGGGGAATAGAACCTTTGGCACTACATATACCGGGTCTGCTCTTAAATTCGTGAGAGAGAATATTTTGGACAAGGAGAAAAGATTTACTCTAGATATGGTGGGAAGATCCCCTGTTCGTGAGAAGAAGAACCAAGTTGTGATTCTATTGACCGACGGTGCAGCAAACGATTATGATGTAGCTGAACGTGAATCACTAATTGCTAGATTTAATGGTGTCCACTTCCTCGTCTTTGGTATTGGACTTTTCAACAATTTGGAATGCAGAAAATTGG contains:
- a CDS encoding hypothetical protein (encoded by transcript BEWA_005610A) → MDTTVGENHELNQKSELSELKTDFQIFDEPDDELEEFDEIENIVTVDDPEIADWNEDWETAGWDDEDIETDFIKKILQELESYRKAQKSAQ
- a CDS encoding hypothetical protein (encoded by transcript BEWA_005620A), translated to MIVRHEHRKRSNGESQLFPRLVSVLKGSDVTLRLLNGTHVTGTIGSYGKEIKTANILSSLVELAAVEPSCKDFETILSGNVTLGNVYKAFKPPDTSERIYPLPGSSLILKETFVEYNGKRINASLVSVRESHIATLSPASRGPNEEGALRKGIRCNIKEMILQQHRDHIKNQAFTKCNHIGSNNTRN
- a CDS encoding DUF1014 domain-containing protein (encoded by transcript BEWA_005630A) yields the protein MPKHSGVNSKAAEALQRRKEQKELIARKKEEEKLDKLWQDDDKLTKAKQERKLETQRKQQEKLQKKTELRNLLEQEEAQLVSNKQCAKGNPIPKVTRAECLRNQLLQAQKAKEAAAKREDYVSVHDDLLRANTNHQIMAEKLELEEQNIELITASGIDDVLSALSLDSKDSRFDKSIKSTYLAFQERKMAELKTEYPNLKLSQYKDMIFKLWKKSPENPFNAS
- a CDS encoding zinc finger protein DHHC domain-containing protein (encoded by transcript BEWA_005640A), with product MSDSVESITEKDTLGNKCLCFKTQIGLKRNLWSHISSIALLLFPYLLFGTTTLPWLGNFYGWTIPVVVVFLFCMSLILFFLASYTNPGILLRHHDPYNLYDHIKGGKRSSRILPQIEVVIHGKFLRIKYCYTCNMYRSPRSIHCSVCDVCVNKFDHHCKWLGNCIGSNNYLTFISFIVITFVITAMMVCFSIIRIVALSSEGGLSGILECGFLLLYILTTGWFIVGLMLYHLYLICTNQTTNEQLKSTYANYNPWNRGTRQNICDTFFSKVNIKTIYRYAPKGNQIYNPGANMYYFETDSSLEKKLKGIIEIYSMYNIDPPTYEENANSFASQSNDSNNISNASEDSHYDRLSITHTSIGTNFPGNNTKDIYGFQKYEEPNMIESIPNIKEPLEFSGDSKSNKNLPFKDEALNTSNNHERRNVVLPGDRHDYVSGAINRQGKVRKTIPDIQKESVNNKTATVYTTVNAFQTSERGIHVDSALNDPPEYKPDEHQRKQGFCCNLRM
- a CDS encoding hypothetical protein (encoded by transcript BEWA_005650A) yields the protein MSDPVDYFDHVNFNTRHYPKYSHVIETFPGKDQPDTIVRICRCWQSRRFPYCDDTHKLLAEMGDDVGPFVALMKSEKTKRNVIKIQQPLGNNNGSYAVPKSFVSSSKVVALATLSTFALGYALNRKFGFTKNSISSDAKFATT
- a CDS encoding RNA pol II accessory factor, Cdc73 family domain-containing protein (encoded by transcript BEWA_005660A), which produces MDGNGAIFDESWDLKANVSENENFWASSQATESILLLKYIVANNYKVKFAKNQNGLLVARLPEFNMEINLLAHSGLSSRRGEPYVVGDILLFITIRREDYTYSSVTKRGFKYINILERDRLKSLLEEPKVAPELLDSKLQYGPIDSGTAVLIPGKSSEEPSNITSSKLSVEKIFENIYYDLKSLYDKYKQTQSTDELSTSEGKSDDDNTRLAKKAKHDYLNSLVFTTTIKERPVRTRNSLITVHGEGFERILQKAEYATVSQKHTKHENPSASGAPKSQKKLRVIDEICFKYRKKPIIIVPSGTASIIARQNIKQLLQDNQFIDSQESLRAGGPTVSNLPMNAIEIVHTIAKRPVKFRVVENSYVSRFTNADWVSVVCVVLNVKGERWQFHGYPFESFIDLFMTMKGVLFVHDADMVPSEMGSWDIKVLRISRSHRHNDASIAKEFWQYMENFLLQPRQRKINHSKKLT
- a CDS encoding bis5'-nucleosyl-tetraphosphatase, putative (encoded by transcript BEWA_005670A), with the translated sequence MASESLVKASGFIIYRKLADLPVQFLLLKASNKPFHWTPPKGRLDPGEDFLDAAHRETREESGLLESSYDVDGTFKEVLHYEAHGAKKEVLYYLAKLKGEDAPIQLSEEHTEFAWVKLEDIDKYCDKESLISMFKHASEHIDKL
- a CDS encoding LSM domain-containing protein (encoded by transcript BEWA_005680A), yielding MATTATTLRNGYRRPKYGAVNNTTLPLSPNVQISTAHISHPIRHSYDLNQKRHGLSVCQITAYLSVKSAADLFFNFFQTLVEKNAKVTIELKNDLQISGKLHAVDQYLNIKLSNVTASDTERYPHLLSVMNCFVRGSVVRYVFFNPEDINTEELQELCRREVMKQNIDKS